One window of Oryza brachyantha chromosome 12, ObraRS2, whole genome shotgun sequence genomic DNA carries:
- the LOC102720097 gene encoding L-aminoadipate-semialdehyde dehydrogenase-phosphopantetheinyl transferase isoform X1: protein MEEEEKQSSGARRRWLVDAARWRPSPAQFQAAASLLPPHERTAITRFVREDDRKRALVSRLLQYSLVHHVLGIPLHQIRINRTLEGKPYLQNKNGTFPGFNFNTSHQGNYVGIASEPLCLVGLDIACISKPQGETALEFIKNFASHLTYHEWNCIVSSGSPDEMLAEFYRYWCLKEAFVKATGVGVGFGLQRLEFHHTNWTDIFLSIDGEEVRKWRFWLFKIDEMYMASIARGHPEDAIGSFKRTLSDVVVQEEELQGALDIPEEAFTIWTVEQLLRLHD, encoded by the exons atggaggaagaagagaagcaGAGCAgcggggcgcggcggaggtggctcgtcgacgccgcccgCTGGCGTCCCTCCCCTGCCCAGTTCCAGGCCGcagcctccctcctcccgccgcacGAACGCACCGCCATCACCAG ATTTGTCAGGGAAGACGACAGGAAGCGGGCGCTCGTCAGCCGCCTGCTCCAGTACTCGCTCGTCCACCATGTCCTTGGAATTCCGCTTCACCAAATTCGCATCAATCGCACGCTTGAAGGGAAACCCTACCTG CAGAATAAAAATGGCACCTTTCCAGGCTTCAACTTCAACACGTCGCACCAGGGAAACTACGTTGGCATAGCATCTGAGCCTCTCTGCCTCGTTGGCCTGGACATTGCGTGCATCTCCAAGCCTCAGGGAGAAACTGCTTTGGAGTTCATAAAAAACTTTGCTTCCCATCTCACATATCATGAGTGGAACTGCATTGTTTCTTCTGGTAGCCCTGATGAGATGTTAGCTGAGTTCTACAG GTACTGGTGTCTTAAAGAAGCATTTGTCAAAGCTACAGGTGTTGGCGTTGGATTTGGTTTGCAGCGTTTGGAATTCCATCATACAAACTGGActgatatttttctctctattGATGGAGAAGAAGTTAGGAAATGGAGGTTTTGGCTTTTCAAGATTGACGAAATGTATATG GCATCCATTGCGAGAGGGCATCCTGAGGATGCTATTGGCAGCTTCAAGAGAACATTGTCTGATGTGGTTGTTCAGGAAGAAGAATTGCAAGGTGCATTAGATATTCCAGAAGAAGCTTTCACTATATGGACTGTGGAGCAACTTCTACGATTACACGATTAG
- the LOC102720097 gene encoding L-aminoadipate-semialdehyde dehydrogenase-phosphopantetheinyl transferase isoform X2 — protein MEEEEKQSSGARRRWLVDAARWRPSPAQFQAAASLLPPHERTAITRFVREDDRKRALVSRLLQYSLVHHVLGIPLHQIRINRTLEGKPYLNKNGTFPGFNFNTSHQGNYVGIASEPLCLVGLDIACISKPQGETALEFIKNFASHLTYHEWNCIVSSGSPDEMLAEFYRYWCLKEAFVKATGVGVGFGLQRLEFHHTNWTDIFLSIDGEEVRKWRFWLFKIDEMYMASIARGHPEDAIGSFKRTLSDVVVQEEELQGALDIPEEAFTIWTVEQLLRLHD, from the exons atggaggaagaagagaagcaGAGCAgcggggcgcggcggaggtggctcgtcgacgccgcccgCTGGCGTCCCTCCCCTGCCCAGTTCCAGGCCGcagcctccctcctcccgccgcacGAACGCACCGCCATCACCAG ATTTGTCAGGGAAGACGACAGGAAGCGGGCGCTCGTCAGCCGCCTGCTCCAGTACTCGCTCGTCCACCATGTCCTTGGAATTCCGCTTCACCAAATTCGCATCAATCGCACGCTTGAAGGGAAACCCTACCTG AATAAAAATGGCACCTTTCCAGGCTTCAACTTCAACACGTCGCACCAGGGAAACTACGTTGGCATAGCATCTGAGCCTCTCTGCCTCGTTGGCCTGGACATTGCGTGCATCTCCAAGCCTCAGGGAGAAACTGCTTTGGAGTTCATAAAAAACTTTGCTTCCCATCTCACATATCATGAGTGGAACTGCATTGTTTCTTCTGGTAGCCCTGATGAGATGTTAGCTGAGTTCTACAG GTACTGGTGTCTTAAAGAAGCATTTGTCAAAGCTACAGGTGTTGGCGTTGGATTTGGTTTGCAGCGTTTGGAATTCCATCATACAAACTGGActgatatttttctctctattGATGGAGAAGAAGTTAGGAAATGGAGGTTTTGGCTTTTCAAGATTGACGAAATGTATATG GCATCCATTGCGAGAGGGCATCCTGAGGATGCTATTGGCAGCTTCAAGAGAACATTGTCTGATGTGGTTGTTCAGGAAGAAGAATTGCAAGGTGCATTAGATATTCCAGAAGAAGCTTTCACTATATGGACTGTGGAGCAACTTCTACGATTACACGATTAG
- the LOC102716366 gene encoding calcium-dependent protein kinase 25, giving the protein MGQCCSKGAGKAVAGDEAEPGPSKAEPPSRGTSSNKGKQQPCSPAANKKAAGPIGDVLGRAMEEVRATYSIGKELGRGQFGVTHLCTHKATGEKLACKTIAKRKLTSKEDVDDVRREVQIMHHLSGQPNIVDLRGAYEDKHNVHLVMELCAGGELFDRIIARGHYTERAAAALLRAIVGIVHTCHSMGVMHRDLKPENFLLLSKGDNAPLKATDFGLSVFFKEGEVFRDIVGSAYYIAPEVLKRKYGPEADIWSIGVMLYIFLAGVPPFWAESENAIFTAILRGQIDLATDPWPNISSGAKDLVRKMLNINPKERLTAFQVLNHPWIKEDGDAPDVPLDNVVLNRLKQFRAMNQFKKAALRIIAGCLSEEEIKGLKEMFKNIDKDNSGTITLEELKNGLAKQGTKFSDNEIEQLMEAADADGNGMIDYEEFVTATVHMNKMDREEHLYKAFQYFDKDNSGYITKEELEQALKEQGLYDAKEIKEVISEADSNNDGRIDYSEFVAMMRKGSGCAEASNPKKRRDIVL; this is encoded by the exons ATGGGCCAGTGCTGCTCGAAGGGTGCCGGGaaggccgtcgccggcgacgaggcggagcCGGGGCCATCCAAGGCGGAGCCGCCGAGCCGCGGCACCTCGTCGAACAAAGGCAAGCAGCAGccgtgctcgccggcggccaacAAAAAGGCGGCAGGCCCCATCGGCGACGTGCTCGGGCGGGCCATGGAGGAGGTGCGCGCGACGTACTCGATCGGCAAGGAGCTCGGGCGCGGGCAGTTCGGGGTGACCCACCTGTGCACCCACAAGGCGACTGGCGAGAAGCTGGCGTGCAAGACGATCGCGAAGCGGAAGCTGACGAGCAAGGAGGACGTCGACGACGTCCGCCGCGAGGTGCAGATCATGCACCACCTCTCCGGCCAGCCCAACATCGTCGACCTCCGGGGCGCCTACGAGGACAAGCACAACGTCCACCTGGTGATGGAGctctgcgccggcggcgagctcttcGACCGCATCATCGCCAGGGGCCACTACACGGAgcgggccgcggcggcgctcctccGCGCCATCGTGGGCATCGTGCACACCTGCCACTCCATGGGGGTGATGCACCGCGACCTCAAGCCGGAGAACTTCCTGCTGCTCAGCAAGGGCGACAACGCGCCGCTCAAGGCCACCGACTTCGGCCTCTCCGTCTTCTTCAAGGAGGGCGAGGTGTTCCGCGACATCGTCGGCAGCGCCTACTACATCGCGCCGGAGGTGCTCAAGCGCAAGTACGGCCCCGAGGCCGACATCTGGAGCATCGGCGTCATGCTCTACATCTTCCTCGCCGGCGTGCCGCCCTTCTGGGCCGAGTCCGAGAACGCCATCTTCACCGCCATCCTCCGCGGCCAGATCGACCTCGCCACCGACCCATGGCCCAACATCTCCTCCGGCGCCAAGGACCTCGTCAGGAAGATGCTCAACATCAACCCCAAGGAGAGGCTTACAGCATTCCAAGTGCTCA ATCACCCGTGGATCAAAGAAGATGGTGATGCTCCTGATGTACCACTTGACAATGTTGTTCTCAACAGGCTCAAGCAGTTCAGGGCCATGAACCAGTTCAAGAAAGCTGCATTGAGA ATTATAGCCGGATGCCTGTCAGAGGAGGAGATCAAAGGGCTCAAGGAAATGTTCAAGAACATCGACAAGGACAACAGCGGGACAATTACACTTGAAGAACTTAAGAACGGGTTAGCAAAGCAGGGCACCAAGTTTTCAGACAACGAAATTGAGCAACTGATGGAAGCA GCTGATGCTGATGGCAATGGAATGATCGACTATGAGGAGTTCGTCACCGCGACGGTGCACATGAACAAAATGGATCGAGAAGAGCACCTTTACAAAGCATTCCAGTACTTTGACAAGGACAATAGTGG GTACATCACAAAGGAGGAGCTCGAGCAAGCCTTGAAGGAACAAGGGTTGTACGACGCCAAGGAGATCAAGGAGGTCATCTCAGAGGCAGACTCTAATAAT GATGGGCGGATAGATTATTCAGAGTTTGTGGCCATGATGAGGAAAGGATCAGGCTGTGCAGAAGCATCAAACCCGAAGAAGAGGCGAGATATAGTTCTATAG
- the LOC102720379 gene encoding dual specificity protein phosphatase 12 produces MPHLVRERLFFGDINDAIAALTATASAQDTGGFTHVLSVVSSASISFITNCRPGLSIPTEEVRRVVAGEEGAPPVSAVPPSRLMRVVERAGVGLRVKRMAVPLRDTEEENLLDHLEPCLDFIDDGRKEGNVLVHCFAGVSRSATIITAYLMRTERKSLEEALESLKEVNESVCPNDGFLEQLKRFEEMGFKVDTSSPLYKRFRLKLLGQSYKIGEKIGNHVFEDDPGVPKQHNSSARSLSNKENQQTAYRCKKCRRIVAVQENVVSHTPGEGESCFQWHNKRKGGQSHNKEQDCSSLFVEPLKWMTPVEDGALEGKLSCIHCGARLGYFNWSGIQCNCGSWITPAFQISKSKVDISTT; encoded by the exons ATGCCGCACCTCGTCCGCGAGCGCCTCTTCTTCGGCGACATCAAcgacgccatcgccgcgctcaccgccaccgcctccgcccagGACACAGGTGGCTTCACCCATGTCCTCTCCGTCGTCAGCTCTGCCTCCATCTCCTTCATCACCAACTGCCGCCCGGGCCTCTCCATCCCCACCGAGGAGGTCCGCCGCGTGGTTgccggggaggagggcgcgccgCCGGTCTCCGCCGTGCCCCCCAGCCGGCTGATGCGGGTGGTGGAGCGCGCCGGGGTCGGGCTGCGGGTTAAGCGGATGGCTGTGCCACTGCGGGATACCGAGGAGGAGAACCTGCTCGATCACCTCGAGCCCTGTCTTGATTTCATCGATGACGGCAGGAAGGAGGGGAACGTCCTTGTCCATTGCTTTGCTGGGGTCTCCAGAAG TGCTACTATCATCACTGCTTATCTTATGAGAACAGAAAGAAAATCTCTGGAAG AAGCACTAGAATCTCTAAAGGAAGTTAATGAGTCTGTTTGCCCAAATGATGGTTTTCTTGAGCAG TTGAAACGTTTTGAAGAAATGGGCTTCAAAGTTGATACTTCAAGTCCTTTATACAAGCGATTCCGCTTAAAATTGCTAG GACAATCCTACAAAATTGGAGAGAAAATAGGAAACCATGTATTTGAAGATGACCCGGGTGTTCCTAAACAGCATAATTCTTCTGCTCGGAGTTTATCAAACAAGGAGAACCAACAAACAGCATACCGTTGCAAAAAGTGCAGGAGAATTGTTGCTGTGCAGGAGAATGTTGTCAGCCATACGCCTGGTGAAGGTGAATCTTGCTTTCAGTGGCACAACAAACGGAAAGGTGGCCAGTCACATAACAAGGAACAAGATTGCTCATCATTGTTTGTTGAGCCTCTGAAGTGGATGACTCCAG TGGAAGATGGTGCTTTGGAGGGGAAGCTATCGTGCATCCACTGTGGAGCACGGCTTGGATACTTCAACTGGTCAGGAATCCAGTGCAACTGCGGCAGCTGGATTACACCAGCCTTTCAAATTTCGAAGAGCAAAGTTGATATCAGCACGACATAG
- the LOC102720654 gene encoding probable auxin efflux carrier component 1b, producing the protein MITVLDLYHVLTAVVPLYVAMTLAYASVRWWRIFSPDQCSGINRFVALFAVPLLSFHFISTNNPFAMNLRFLAADSLQKLIVLALLALWCRLSRRGSLDWLITLFSLSTLPNTLVMGIPLLRGMYGADSGSLMVQIVVLQCIIWYTLMLFLFEYRGARLLVMEQFPDTAASIVSFRVDSDVVSLAGGAGGVAELQAEAEVGEDGRMRVTVRKSTSSRSEAACSHSHSHSQNMQPRVSNLSGVEIYSLQSSRNPTPRGSSFNHAEFFNIVGNGGAKQGDEEKGGHSPQPVVGKRKDLHMFVWSSSASPVSERAAAAAAGAVHVFGSAGADHGDAKGAQAYDEYSFGNKNEKDGHGPTLSKLGSNSTAQLRPKDDGEERPAAMPPASVMTRLILIMVWRKLIRNPNTYSSLLGIIWSLVSYRWGIEMPAIIARSISILSDAGLGMAMFSLGLFMALQPRIIACGNSVASFAMAVRFLMGPAVMAAASIAVGLRGVLLHIAIVQAALPQGIVPFVFAKEYNVHPDILSTAVIFGMLIALPITLVYYILLGL; encoded by the exons ATGATCACGGTGCTGGACCTCTACCACGTGCTGACGGCGGTGGTGCCGCTGTACGTGGCCATGACGCTCGCCTACGCCTCCGTCCGCTGGTGGCGCATCTTCTCCCCGGACCAGTGCTCCGGCATCAACCGCTTCGTCGCGCTCTTCGCCGTCCCGCTCCTCTCCTTCCACTTCATCTCCACCAACAACCCCTTCGCCATGAACCtccgcttcctcgccgccgactcGCTCCAGAAGCTCATCGtcctcgccctcctcgccctctGGTGCCGCCTCTCCCGCCGCGGCTCCCTCGACTGGCTCATCAccctcttctccctctccacGCTCCCCAACACCCTCGTCATGGGCATCCCGCTGCTCAGGGGCATGTACGGCGCCGACTCCGGCAGCCTCATGGTGCAGATCGTCGTGCTCCAGTGCATCATCTGGTACACGCTCATGCTCTTCCTCTTCGAGTACCGcggcgcccgcctcctcgtcATGGAGCAGTTCCccgacaccgccgcctccatcgTCTCCTTCCGGGTGGATTCCGACGTCGtctcgctcgccggcggcgcgggcggcgtggCCGAGCtgcaggcggaggcggaggtcggcgaggacggccGGATGCGGGTCACCGTGCGCAAGTCCACGAGCTCCCGCTCCGAGGCGGCGTGCTCGCACTCCCACTCCCACTCGCAGAACATGCAGCCGCGCGTCTCCAACCTGTCCGGCGTCGAGATATACTCGCTGCAGTCGTCGCGGAACCCGACGCCGCGGGGCTCCAGCTTCAACCACGCCGAGTTCTTCAACATcgtcggcaacggcggcgccaAGCAGGGGGACGAGGAGAAGGGCGGCCACTCGCCGCAGCCGGTGGTGGGGAAGAGGAAGGACCTGCACATGTTCGTGTGGAGCTCCAGCGCCTCACCAGTGTcggagcgcgccgccgccgcagcagctggCGCAGTGCACGTCTtcggcagcgccggcgccgaccacGGCGACGCCAAAG GAGCTCAGGCTTACGACGAGTACAGCTTCGGGAACAAGAACGAGAAGGACGGGCACGGGCCGACGCTGTCGAAGCTGGGTTCCAACTCGACGGCGCAGCTCCGGCCaaaggacgacggcgaggagaggCCAGCCGcgatgccgccggcgagcgtgATGACCAGGCTCATCCTGATCATGGTCTGGAGGAAGCTGATCAGGAACCCCAACACTTACTCCAGCCTCCTCGGTATCATCTGGTCCCTCGTCTCCTACAG GTGGGGGATTGAGATGCCAGCCATCATCGCCCGGTCGATTTCGATCCTGTCAGATGCAGGGCTTGGAATGGCCATGTTCAGCCTAG GCTTGTTCATGGCGTTGCAGCCACGGATCATTGCTTGTGGGAACTCCGTTGCTTCATTTGCCATGGCCGTGAGGTTCCTCATGGGTCCAGCCGTCATGGCTGCCGCCTCCATTGCCGTTGGGCTTCGCGGGGTGCTTCTGCACATTGCCATTGTTCAG GCTGCTCTTCCTCAAGGAATCGTGCCCTTCGTGTTCGCTAAGGAGTACAACGTTCATCCTGACATTCTCAGCACAGC TGTGATATTCGGGATGCTGATTGCCCTCCCCATCACCCTGGTCTACTACATACTGCTGGGGCTCTAA
- the LOC102720928 gene encoding U3 small nucleolar ribonucleoprotein protein MPP10 has product MAMDLDEPFDADKGEAALRRLRDADPALYLSPSADLAAAAREASKHLYASLVPFSPAQPPPLSNLLAGPAFDAEQIWSQIELLSRPLVPHLRRQLRRLEQQPPSQAPPRPESKPIDSEEESSEEEEGEDGEGDELELDDVDDEDESGEEEEEEVEEEHEGKAKHGVEDKFFSIKEMKEFVEKGEEEEYGAGAKQGKKKKRKNWMEEESDEEDEEDLDEDEDDGDEEDDERLDLEDFDDDEEEEGAVGDIMYKHFFEEGSDQKVKKKGGSKKVQFQDEPHEKLEVDDKNDVGIDEEALSTHEKACLKMRAKIEDIEKANLEPSTWTMQGEVNASSRPKNSALEVDLDFEHNVRPAPVITEEVTASLEEMIKKRIIEGHFDDVEKPPPLPSKAPKEHKELDESKSKKGLAELYEDDYAQKAGLAAAPLSISDELKKEANALFKRICLKLDALSHFHFAPKPVIEDMSIQANVPALAMEEIAPVAVSDAAMLAPEEIFEGKGDVKEDAELTQAERKRRRANKKRRYAESHKERPAKVQKD; this is encoded by the exons ATGGCGATGGATTTGGACGAGCCCTTCGACGCCGAcaagggcgaggcggcgctgcggcggctgcgcgACGCCGACCCGGCTCTCTACCTCTCCCCGTCCgcggacctcgccgccgccgcccgggaGGCCTCGAAGCACCTCTACGCCTCGCTCGTCCCCTTCTCCCCCGCTCAGCCGCCTCCGCTCTCCAACCTCCTCGCGGGCCCCGCCTTCGACGCCGAGCAGATCTGGTCCCAGATTGAGCTGCTCTCCCGCCCCCTCGTCCCCCACCTGCGCCgccagctccgccgcctcgagcAGCAACCTCCGTCTCAGGCGCCTCCTCGTCCGGAATCGAAGCCCATTGATTCCGAAGAGGAGTCgtcagaggaggaggagggggaggatggAGAAGGTGACGAATTGGAGTTGGACGACGTAGATGATGAAGATGAATCGggtgaggaggaagaggaagaggtaGAGGAAGAACATGAGGGTAAAGCAAAGCATGGGGTGGAAGACAAGTTCTTCAGTATAAAGGAGATGAAGGAGTTCGTGgagaagggggaggaggaggaatacGGTGCGGGTGCCAAAcaagggaagaagaagaaaagaaagaactgGATGGAAGAGGAGAGTgatgaggaggacgaggaggatctcgatgaggatgaggatgacggggatgaagaagatgatgaacgCTTGGAT cTGGAAGACTTCGATGatgacgaagaagaagagggtgcaGTTGGAGATATAAT gtaTAAGCATTTCTTTGAGGAAGGAAGTGaccaaaaagtaaaaaagaagggTGGTTCCAAGAAAGTTCAATTCCAGGATGAACCACATGAAAAACTGGAAGTTGATGACAAAAATGATGTTGGAATT GATGAAGAGGCATTATCAACTCACGAGAAGGCATGCCTGAAGATGCGTGCTAAAATAGAGGACATCGAGAAAGCTAATCTTGAACCTAGTACATGGACCATGCAGGGAGAG GTTAATGCTTCCAGCAGACCCAAAAACAGTGCTCTAGAAGTGGACCTTGATTTTGAGCACAATGTAAGACCTGCCCCAGTAATCACCGAGGAAGTCACTGCTTCTCTTGAAGAGATGATAAAGAAAAGAATCATTGAG GGTCATTTTGATGATGTTGAAAAGCCTCCTCCCTTGCCATCTAAAGCCcccaaagaacacaaggaGCTG GATGAAAGTAAGAGCAAGAAGGGTCTTGCTGAACTATATGAG GATGATTATGCGCAAAAGGCTGGGCTTGCAGCTGCACCACTTTCTATTTCGgatgaactgaagaaagaG gcaaatgctttatttaagagAATATGCTTGAAGTTGGATGCACTATCTCATTTCCATTTTGCTCCAAAGCCG GTGATTGAGGACATGTCAATACAAGCAAATGTACCTGCTCTAGCAATGGAGGAG ATTGCACCTGTAGCTGTTTCAGATGCTGCAATGCTTGCTCCAGAAGAAATATTTGAAGGAAAAGGTGATGTTAAAGAAGATGCAGAACTTACACAGGCTGAGCGCAAAAGAAGAAGAGCTAACAAGAAAAGGAGATACGCGG AATCGCATAAGGAGAGGCCAGCTAAGGTGCAGAAAGATTAA